A region of Pyxidicoccus parkwaysis DNA encodes the following proteins:
- a CDS encoding glycosyltransferase — MRILQVIHGYPMRFNAGSEVYTQALAQALSGRHQVQVFTRQEDAFAPDYTLRRESDPDDPRVQLHLVNLPNSRDRYRHEGVDQRFAEVVDAFKPHVVHVGHLNHLSTSLIEVASARQLPIVFTLHDYWLMCPRGQFMQIHPEDPKNLWAACSGQENRKCAERCYARYFSGASEEWETDIAHWQGWVHRRMEHVRRMAEQVDLFIAPSRYMLARFRDDFGLPASKLVYLDYGFDLARLRGRQRSPEPELVFGYIGTHIPAKGIHHLLQAFGKVKGQARLRIWGRPRGADTEALQAMARALPGDAATRVEWRPEYRNADIVRDVFDRVDAIVVPSVWVENSPLVIHEALQARVPVITADAGGMREYVRDGVNGLLFTHREPESLARAMQRLVDEPGLAASLGARGYLQSESGDVPGMKDHVQDVEALYARVIRHRREARRPTRPGPWRITFDTNPDDCNLKCIMCEEHSPFSHTQREREAAGVPKRRMPLSLLRRVMEDSRDTPLREVIPSTMGEPLLYAHFDDIIDLCMEHGVLMNLTTNGTFPRRGAREWARRLVPIVSDVKISWNGATKQTQEAVMLGTRWERVLENVRTFISERDAHARTGGHRCRVTLQLTFLETNVAELADIVRLAASLGVDRVKGHHLWAHFEQIQPLSMRRGPESIARWNAAVHEAREAAATHLLPDGRRVLLENIHLLGADAVADLAPGAQCPFLGKEAWVSALGRFDPCCAPDKERRTLGEFGDLNHVGIQDVWNGEKYRRLRETYAEHPLCRGCNMRQPVGAP, encoded by the coding sequence ATGCGAATCCTTCAAGTCATCCACGGCTACCCGATGCGGTTCAACGCCGGATCCGAGGTCTACACCCAGGCCCTGGCCCAGGCGCTCTCCGGACGCCATCAGGTCCAAGTCTTCACCCGCCAGGAAGACGCCTTCGCGCCGGACTACACCTTACGGCGCGAGTCGGACCCGGACGACCCTCGCGTCCAGCTCCACCTCGTCAACCTTCCCAACAGCCGGGACCGATACCGGCATGAAGGCGTTGACCAGCGCTTCGCGGAAGTTGTCGACGCGTTCAAGCCTCACGTCGTCCACGTGGGACACCTCAACCACCTCTCCACGTCGCTCATCGAGGTGGCTTCGGCCCGGCAGCTCCCCATCGTCTTCACCCTGCACGACTACTGGCTGATGTGCCCACGGGGCCAGTTCATGCAGATCCATCCAGAGGACCCGAAGAACCTCTGGGCCGCGTGCAGCGGACAGGAGAACCGCAAGTGCGCCGAGCGCTGCTACGCGCGCTATTTCTCCGGCGCCTCCGAGGAGTGGGAGACGGACATCGCCCACTGGCAGGGCTGGGTGCACCGCCGCATGGAGCACGTGAGGCGAATGGCCGAGCAGGTGGACCTGTTCATCGCCCCATCACGCTACATGCTCGCACGCTTCCGCGACGACTTCGGTCTGCCTGCCTCGAAGCTGGTGTACCTCGACTACGGCTTCGACCTCGCGCGCCTGCGCGGCCGGCAGCGCAGCCCCGAGCCAGAGCTCGTCTTCGGCTACATCGGCACGCATATCCCCGCGAAGGGCATCCACCACCTGCTCCAGGCATTCGGCAAGGTGAAGGGTCAGGCGAGGCTGCGCATCTGGGGCCGCCCCCGAGGCGCGGACACCGAGGCGCTCCAGGCCATGGCCCGAGCCCTGCCCGGAGATGCGGCCACCCGCGTCGAGTGGCGGCCTGAGTACCGCAACGCGGACATCGTTCGCGACGTGTTCGACCGCGTGGATGCCATCGTCGTTCCCTCCGTCTGGGTGGAGAACTCCCCGCTCGTCATCCACGAAGCGCTCCAGGCCCGCGTTCCGGTCATCACCGCCGATGCAGGCGGCATGCGCGAGTATGTGCGGGACGGAGTGAATGGACTGCTCTTCACGCACCGGGAGCCCGAATCACTCGCGCGGGCCATGCAACGGCTGGTGGATGAGCCCGGACTCGCGGCGAGCCTGGGAGCCCGCGGCTACCTCCAGTCGGAGAGCGGTGATGTCCCGGGCATGAAGGACCACGTGCAGGACGTGGAGGCGCTCTACGCACGCGTCATCCGGCACAGGCGCGAGGCGCGGCGCCCAACGCGACCGGGGCCATGGCGCATCACCTTCGACACCAATCCGGATGACTGCAACCTCAAGTGCATCATGTGCGAGGAACACTCGCCTTTCAGCCATACGCAGAGGGAGCGCGAAGCCGCCGGAGTGCCGAAGCGGCGGATGCCCCTCTCCCTCCTGCGCCGGGTGATGGAGGACAGCCGCGACACGCCACTGCGCGAAGTCATCCCCTCCACCATGGGCGAGCCACTGCTCTACGCCCATTTCGACGACATCATCGACCTGTGCATGGAGCACGGCGTGCTGATGAACCTGACCACCAATGGCACCTTCCCCAGACGGGGTGCCCGCGAGTGGGCCCGGCGGCTGGTCCCCATCGTCTCCGACGTGAAGATTTCCTGGAACGGAGCGACGAAGCAGACCCAGGAGGCGGTGATGCTCGGCACGCGATGGGAGCGCGTGCTGGAGAACGTCCGCACCTTCATCTCCGAGCGGGATGCCCACGCCCGTACCGGCGGCCACCGATGCCGTGTGACGCTCCAACTCACGTTCCTGGAGACGAACGTGGCGGAGCTCGCGGACATCGTGCGGCTGGCCGCGAGCCTGGGCGTGGACCGGGTGAAGGGCCACCACCTGTGGGCGCACTTCGAGCAGATACAGCCGCTATCGATGCGTCGCGGCCCCGAGTCCATTGCCCGCTGGAACGCGGCCGTTCACGAAGCGCGTGAAGCGGCGGCGACGCACCTGCTTCCGGACGGGCGCCGAGTGCTACTGGAGAACATCCACCTGCTCGGAGCAGACGCCGTGGCGGACCTGGCTCCCGGAGCGCAATGCCCGTTCCTTGGGAAGGAGGCCTGGGTGAGCGCACTCGGGCGCTTCGACCCATGCTGCGCTCCGGACAAGGAGCGACGAACGCTCGGCGAATTCGGCGACCTGAACCACGTGGGCATCCAGGACGTGTGGAACGGCGAGAAGTACAGGCGGCTGCGCGAGACGTACGCCGAGCACCCGCTGTGCAGGGGCTGCAACATGCGACAGCCCGTGGGGGCGCCGTGA
- a CDS encoding DUF2171 domain-containing protein, which produces MVQAGEVREGMTVRTADGRVLGRVTGVGDVHFELEPGLVPIPRRDYLVEYGDVDFVRDGDVYLANADHPLLTLEEDDDGSALPPRSSRGMDAEPVNAMADADEAPVRH; this is translated from the coding sequence ATGGTTCAGGCGGGGGAGGTGCGCGAGGGGATGACGGTGCGGACCGCGGACGGGCGCGTGTTGGGACGCGTGACGGGAGTCGGCGACGTCCACTTCGAGTTGGAGCCGGGGCTCGTGCCCATTCCGCGACGCGACTACCTGGTGGAGTACGGCGACGTGGACTTCGTCCGCGACGGGGACGTGTACCTCGCCAACGCGGACCATCCATTGCTCACGCTGGAGGAGGACGATGACGGCAGCGCCCTTCCGCCGCGCAGCAGCCGGGGCATGGATGCCGAGCCCGTGAATGCCATGGCCGACGCGGACGAGGCACCTGTCCGCCACTGA
- a CDS encoding carboxymuconolactone decarboxylase family protein: MAGGLLDKGSVSLRERELVIDRTCWRCGSEYEWGVHIAFFGERVRLTPEEVKGLCTDDPEATPFSPRELLLLRLCDELHATATVSDTLHAELAREWSEAQLLELLVLAGYYHAISFLTNALRLPLESFAARFPRP; this comes from the coding sequence ATGGCGGGCGGGCTGCTGGACAAGGGCAGCGTGAGCCTGCGCGAGCGGGAGCTGGTCATCGACCGCACCTGCTGGCGCTGCGGCTCCGAGTACGAGTGGGGCGTGCACATCGCCTTCTTCGGCGAGCGCGTGCGCCTGACGCCCGAGGAAGTCAAAGGCCTGTGCACGGATGACCCGGAGGCCACGCCCTTCAGCCCGCGCGAGCTGCTGCTGCTGCGGCTCTGCGACGAGCTGCACGCGACGGCCACCGTGTCGGACACGCTCCATGCGGAGCTGGCGCGCGAGTGGAGCGAGGCGCAGCTCCTGGAGTTGCTCGTGCTCGCAGGCTACTACCACGCCATCTCGTTCCTCACGAACGCGCTGCGGCTGCCGCTGGAGTCCTTCGCCGCGCGCTTCCCCCGGCCCTGA
- a CDS encoding acetylserotonin O-methyltransferase — MSDWARTRVAPERTHHLRDGVPLYSARFTEVLSFHAPGLAAALDASGAFHIDPAGRPAYAHRFRRTFGFYERLAAVESEAGAFHVRPDGAELTGARHAWCGNFQDGRCTVRARDGRYFHIDREGNAAYGERYAYAGDYRDGIAVVQEDSGVHLHIDRDGHPLNARRFLDLDVFHKGYARARDTRGWHHVDREGTPLYPHRFAAVEPFYNGQSRVEREDGSLAVIDERGETVRELRPPSRTELEQLSGDMVGFWRTQALCAAAELRIVEALPATTNRMAEQCALSPERGARLLRALEELGLVTRESETWRVTRRGALLHPEHPSSLHDAALHWGRDCYRHWEELPSALRHASSWEPPRFFETLSESPERVASYHRAMAAYARHDYTDLAEHLPELTTGVVLDAGGGTGTLLCELLRRKQGLQGVLLERPEVARSVEVPPDLRGRLTILSGDLLAPWSVQADAVIFARVLHDWDDEDALRILRRAREALRPGGRIHVIEMLLDDANGGLLDLHMLVSTGGRERTEAELQKLLCSAGLHFLERRGLAGMRALVTATASEHALQRPHEATTQTLLKGVIP; from the coding sequence ATGAGTGACTGGGCGAGGACACGGGTGGCTCCTGAGCGGACACACCACCTGAGGGACGGAGTCCCCCTGTACTCCGCGCGCTTCACCGAAGTCCTCTCCTTCCATGCGCCGGGACTGGCGGCGGCGCTGGACGCTTCTGGGGCCTTCCACATCGACCCGGCGGGCCGCCCCGCCTATGCGCACCGCTTCCGACGGACCTTCGGCTTCTACGAGAGGCTGGCCGCCGTGGAGTCGGAGGCTGGCGCGTTCCATGTCCGTCCGGACGGCGCGGAGCTGACGGGTGCACGCCACGCGTGGTGCGGGAACTTCCAGGACGGACGCTGCACGGTACGAGCAAGGGATGGGCGCTATTTTCACATCGACCGGGAGGGGAACGCGGCGTACGGCGAGAGGTACGCGTATGCCGGAGACTACCGGGACGGCATCGCGGTGGTGCAGGAGGACTCCGGCGTTCACCTGCACATCGACCGGGACGGCCATCCGCTGAATGCCCGGCGGTTCCTGGACCTGGACGTGTTCCACAAGGGTTACGCCCGAGCGAGAGATACACGTGGCTGGCACCACGTAGACCGGGAGGGTACGCCCCTGTATCCCCACCGCTTCGCGGCGGTGGAGCCCTTCTACAACGGGCAGTCGCGAGTGGAGCGCGAGGACGGGTCCCTGGCCGTCATCGACGAACGAGGGGAGACGGTGCGCGAGCTTCGGCCTCCTTCGCGCACGGAGCTGGAGCAACTGTCCGGAGACATGGTGGGCTTCTGGAGGACCCAGGCGCTATGCGCGGCAGCGGAACTGCGCATCGTCGAAGCACTTCCCGCCACGACCAACCGGATGGCTGAACAGTGCGCACTGAGCCCGGAGCGCGGTGCCCGACTGCTGCGTGCGCTGGAGGAACTGGGACTCGTCACGCGGGAGAGCGAGACGTGGCGGGTGACCCGGCGCGGGGCGTTGCTCCACCCGGAACACCCCTCGAGTCTGCACGACGCCGCGCTCCACTGGGGACGGGACTGCTACCGGCACTGGGAGGAGCTACCCTCGGCGCTACGGCATGCCTCGAGTTGGGAACCTCCACGCTTCTTCGAGACGCTGTCAGAATCTCCCGAGCGCGTCGCGAGCTACCACCGCGCGATGGCGGCGTATGCACGACACGACTACACGGACCTCGCCGAGCACCTGCCAGAGCTCACGACTGGAGTAGTGCTCGATGCGGGCGGAGGCACGGGGACGCTCCTGTGTGAGTTGCTGCGACGGAAGCAGGGCCTCCAGGGCGTCCTGCTGGAGCGGCCGGAGGTGGCGCGCAGCGTGGAGGTACCACCGGACCTGCGCGGCCGGCTCACGATACTCTCGGGCGACCTCCTCGCGCCCTGGAGCGTTCAGGCCGATGCCGTCATCTTCGCCCGGGTGTTGCACGACTGGGATGACGAAGATGCACTCCGCATCCTTCGTCGTGCCCGCGAGGCGCTGCGGCCTGGGGGCCGGATTCATGTCATCGAGATGCTCCTCGATGATGCGAACGGCGGCCTGCTCGACTTGCACATGCTCGTCAGCACCGGAGGACGTGAGCGCACCGAGGCGGAACTCCAGAAGCTCCTCTGCTCCGCCGGGCTGCACTTCCTGGAACGCAGAGGGCTCGCGGGAATGCGTGCGCTCGTCACCGCGACGGCTTCCGAGCATGCCCTTCAACGACCCCATGAAGCCACTACACAAACGCTCTTGAAAGGAGTCATCCCATGA
- a CDS encoding Kelch repeat-containing protein produces MRRFSTSCISAALFALVFSCSSGPRAEEGHTDAYAQPLTLATPRKLLPFVSLADGRVLAVGGHDGNRTLASCEVFEPATGTWHLTGSMRVARRNHAAVRLADGRVLVAGGTHGQAMGALASAEIYDPATGVWTETATMAEARNDPAMVLLPDGRVLVAGGTDVDRRPLRSAELYDAATGTWSAAEPSGFARGGARTAVVLGNGKVLFASGLQAELYDVATGHWEKAGLAGGAAGTHRLAHSVTLLPDGRVLVVGGTTARAAGTAEVYAPDTGEWTLVASPAVPREHHAAVVMPDGTVWVMGGEHSTTGALASVERFEPATGTWSSAPALAEPRGKLAAVVMPDGTVLVMGGGNEVEGMLSVGERYVPGGCVPTVCSAREGMCGPVADGCGGTLDCGPCGAEVCGAGECRAEGASGP; encoded by the coding sequence ATGCGACGGTTTTCGACATCCTGCATCAGCGCGGCGCTGTTCGCGTTGGTGTTCTCGTGCAGCTCCGGTCCGCGCGCGGAAGAGGGGCACACGGACGCGTACGCGCAGCCGCTGACGTTGGCCACGCCGCGCAAGCTGCTGCCCTTCGTCTCGCTGGCGGACGGGCGCGTGCTGGCCGTGGGAGGCCATGACGGCAATCGCACGCTCGCGAGCTGCGAGGTCTTCGAGCCGGCGACGGGGACGTGGCACCTGACGGGTTCCATGCGCGTGGCGCGGCGGAACCATGCGGCGGTGCGGCTCGCGGATGGGCGCGTGCTGGTGGCGGGCGGCACGCACGGTCAGGCGATGGGCGCGCTTGCGAGCGCCGAAATCTATGACCCGGCCACGGGCGTGTGGACGGAGACGGCAACCATGGCCGAGGCGCGCAATGACCCGGCGATGGTGCTGCTGCCGGACGGGCGCGTGCTGGTGGCGGGGGGCACGGACGTGGACCGCCGGCCGCTGCGCTCGGCGGAGCTGTACGACGCGGCGACGGGCACGTGGAGCGCGGCGGAGCCGTCCGGCTTCGCGCGCGGTGGAGCGCGCACGGCGGTGGTGCTGGGCAACGGCAAGGTGCTCTTCGCGAGCGGCCTGCAGGCGGAGCTGTACGACGTGGCGACGGGACACTGGGAGAAGGCGGGGCTGGCGGGAGGCGCGGCGGGGACGCACCGGCTGGCGCACTCGGTGACGCTGCTGCCGGACGGGCGCGTGCTGGTGGTGGGCGGCACGACGGCGCGCGCGGCGGGCACGGCGGAGGTGTACGCGCCGGACACGGGCGAGTGGACGCTGGTGGCGTCGCCGGCGGTGCCTCGCGAGCACCACGCGGCGGTGGTGATGCCGGACGGCACGGTGTGGGTGATGGGCGGCGAGCACTCCACGACGGGAGCGCTCGCCTCGGTGGAGCGCTTCGAGCCCGCGACGGGGACGTGGTCGTCGGCGCCGGCACTGGCGGAGCCGCGCGGGAAGCTGGCCGCGGTGGTGATGCCGGACGGCACGGTGCTGGTGATGGGGGGAGGGAACGAAGTGGAGGGGATGCTGTCCGTGGGTGAGCGCTACGTGCCGGGTGGATGCGTGCCGACGGTGTGCTCGGCGCGCGAGGGCATGTGCGGGCCGGTGGCGGATGGGTGTGGTGGGACGCTCGACTGCGGGCCGTGCGGCGCGGAGGTGTGTGGCGCGGGCGAGTGTCGGGCCGAGGGGGCGAGCGGTCCGTGA
- a CDS encoding DUF6968 family protein, translated as MSSWLPQLTSIDDPIADDYWSYETDEGVKRVAHITVGRPVPIPNDPGGDWYCPLRIEHPQNLEFLPVVGVGPVDALRNAMQYVWDGFHVLRKVSPRAKPPAVP; from the coding sequence ATGTCCTCCTGGCTTCCCCAGCTCACCTCCATTGATGACCCGATTGCCGATGACTACTGGTCTTATGAGACGGACGAGGGCGTGAAGCGCGTTGCTCACATCACTGTCGGGCGGCCCGTGCCCATTCCCAATGACCCGGGTGGGGATTGGTACTGTCCACTGCGCATCGAGCATCCGCAGAATCTTGAGTTTCTGCCCGTGGTCGGTGTGGGGCCCGTCGATGCACTGAGGAACGCAATGCAATACGTGTGGGATGGATTCCATGTATTGCGCAAGGTCAGCCCGCGCGCGAAACCTCCTGCCGTTCCCTGA
- a CDS encoding ABC transporter ATP-binding protein, whose amino-acid sequence MATVSLEDVRKVYRGGVAAVKGVTLDIADGEFISLVGPSGCGKSTTLNLIAGLEELSGGTLRIDGAVVNGMSPRERDIAMVFQSYALYPHMDVAKNLAFPLEVAGLSKADIDARVREVASVLGLEALLSRRPKELSGGQRQRVALGRALVRRPKVFLFDEPLSNLDAALRTQMRGEIKKLHEQLKATFIYVTHDQAEAMTLSDRVVVMHQGEVQQVAPPRELYDAPTNLFVAGFFGSPRINLVKPSTLGRPDVNVVLGLRPEHLEVGQGPAPEGALEGRVYLVEPMGAESWVTVEVSGERMVARAAGDFRASTGAPVWLRYDAAKLRRFDAESGRAV is encoded by the coding sequence GTGGCCACGGTGTCGCTGGAGGACGTGCGCAAGGTGTACCGGGGCGGAGTGGCCGCGGTGAAGGGCGTGACGCTGGACATCGCGGATGGTGAGTTCATCTCGCTGGTGGGCCCGTCCGGCTGCGGCAAGTCCACGACGCTGAACCTGATTGCGGGACTGGAAGAACTGTCCGGCGGGACGCTGCGCATCGACGGCGCGGTGGTGAATGGGATGTCGCCGCGCGAGCGGGACATCGCCATGGTGTTCCAGAGCTACGCGCTCTATCCGCACATGGACGTGGCGAAGAACCTGGCCTTCCCGCTGGAGGTGGCGGGCCTGTCGAAGGCGGACATCGACGCGAGGGTGCGCGAGGTGGCGTCGGTGCTCGGACTGGAAGCGCTGCTGTCGCGGCGGCCGAAGGAGCTGTCCGGCGGGCAGCGGCAGCGCGTGGCGCTGGGGCGGGCGCTGGTGCGCAGGCCGAAGGTGTTCCTCTTCGACGAGCCGCTGTCGAACCTGGACGCGGCGCTGCGCACGCAGATGCGGGGTGAAATCAAGAAGCTGCACGAGCAGCTCAAGGCAACGTTCATCTACGTCACGCACGACCAGGCCGAGGCGATGACGCTGTCGGACCGGGTGGTGGTGATGCACCAGGGCGAGGTGCAGCAGGTGGCCCCGCCGAGGGAGCTGTACGACGCGCCGACGAACCTCTTCGTGGCGGGGTTCTTCGGCTCGCCGCGAATCAACCTGGTGAAGCCGAGCACGCTGGGGCGGCCGGACGTGAATGTGGTGCTGGGCTTGAGGCCCGAGCACCTGGAAGTGGGGCAGGGCCCGGCGCCCGAGGGAGCGCTGGAGGGCCGTGTGTACCTGGTGGAACCGATGGGCGCGGAGAGCTGGGTGACGGTGGAGGTGTCCGGAGAGCGCATGGTGGCGCGAGCAGCCGGGGACTTCCGTGCGAGCACGGGTGCACCCGTGTGGCTGCGCTACGACGCGGCGAAGCTGCGGCGGTTCGACGCGGAGTCGGGCCGGGCGGTGTGA
- a CDS encoding aminoacyl-tRNA deacylase: MIPGSIIEYLQRYHVPFERRPHLRAISAQALAASLHVTGFQVAKTVIVHAADRLWLCVVSAPDTVDLGRVSEMLGVRRLRLADESEFIDLFPGCEAGAEPPFGQLYGLPVVVDTHLRHAERLWFRAGSHTEAIELRFEDFLLLEEPLLGPIASERPGELTYAPVEMHA; this comes from the coding sequence ATGATTCCAGGCTCCATCATCGAGTATCTCCAGCGCTACCACGTTCCCTTCGAGCGAAGACCGCACCTGCGTGCCATCAGCGCGCAGGCGCTCGCGGCGTCGCTGCATGTCACGGGCTTCCAGGTGGCGAAGACGGTCATCGTGCACGCGGCGGACCGGCTGTGGCTGTGCGTGGTGAGCGCGCCGGACACCGTGGACCTGGGCCGCGTCTCGGAGATGCTCGGCGTGCGGAGGCTCCGCCTGGCGGACGAGTCCGAGTTCATCGACCTCTTCCCCGGCTGCGAGGCGGGCGCCGAGCCGCCGTTCGGCCAGCTCTACGGCCTGCCCGTGGTGGTGGACACGCACCTGCGCCACGCGGAGCGCCTGTGGTTCCGAGCGGGCTCGCACACGGAGGCCATCGAGCTGCGCTTCGAGGACTTCCTCCTGTTGGAGGAGCCGCTGCTCGGACCCATCGCCAGCGAGCGTCCGGGAGAGCTGACCTACGCGCCGGTGGAAATGCACGCGTAG
- a CDS encoding CBASS cGAMP-activated phospholipase encodes MDASRRLILALDGGGIRGIITAAFLAHVEERMQVRMVEHLRLLTGTSTGAIIALALASGMSAKEALEAYKTAGPLIFGQGRSWLSRLFRTAHDNTQLTHWLQRTFGDKTLNDASVPIAIPTLEALTGRIRVWKDNHHPDLREGGKKMWEVALASAAAPTYLPAVQIEGFGTYLDGGLWANNPSLVGLIEARRYLGVDLPSVGLLSVGTGSRKRHFRHQDIRNRGRLRWAPEVVEVALTAQAEAAHEQARLLVGEERYLRIDVELPHDIALDDLREMDTLEHLGREAGMRHLRDVERLLSPRDGVTA; translated from the coding sequence ATGGACGCTAGCCGCCGGCTCATCCTGGCGCTCGACGGCGGTGGCATCCGCGGAATCATCACCGCCGCCTTCCTCGCCCATGTCGAGGAACGCATGCAGGTCCGGATGGTGGAGCACCTGCGACTGCTCACGGGTACGTCGACGGGTGCCATCATCGCCCTGGCACTGGCATCCGGCATGTCCGCGAAAGAAGCATTGGAAGCGTACAAGACGGCCGGTCCGCTCATCTTCGGGCAGGGCCGGAGCTGGCTCTCCCGCTTGTTCAGGACAGCCCACGACAACACACAGCTCACGCACTGGCTCCAGCGCACATTCGGGGACAAGACGCTGAACGACGCCTCCGTTCCCATTGCCATCCCCACGCTCGAAGCGCTGACAGGACGGATTCGGGTGTGGAAGGACAACCATCATCCGGACCTCCGGGAAGGCGGGAAGAAGATGTGGGAGGTGGCGCTGGCGAGCGCAGCCGCCCCCACGTACCTGCCGGCCGTGCAGATAGAAGGGTTCGGCACCTACCTGGATGGAGGACTGTGGGCGAACAACCCCTCGCTCGTGGGACTCATCGAGGCGCGGCGCTACCTGGGAGTAGACCTTCCTTCCGTCGGGCTCCTGTCGGTAGGGACTGGAAGCAGGAAGCGCCACTTCCGCCACCAGGACATCCGGAATCGGGGACGGCTCCGCTGGGCTCCCGAAGTCGTGGAGGTGGCCCTCACCGCGCAGGCCGAGGCTGCGCACGAACAGGCGCGTCTGCTCGTTGGCGAGGAACGCTACCTGCGCATCGACGTGGAACTTCCGCATGACATCGCCCTGGATGACCTCCGGGAAATGGACACACTGGAGCACCTCGGACGCGAAGCGGGAATGCGACATCTTCGAGACGTGGAGCGCCTGCTCTCGCCTCGAGATGGTGTGACGGCGTAG
- a CDS encoding ABC transporter ATP-binding protein produces the protein MSNTSGEPARKLAIEVRDVYKSFGTTEALRGVSLVVPEGTTCVLMGVSGSGKTVLMKHIMGLLMPDRGSVLVEGQDLAQMDETALNNMRRKQGILFQANALFDSLNVYDNVAFPLRERTKMSEAEIKETVDRTLAKVGLSHAVKRFPGELSGGMQKRVGFARATILQPKILLYDDPTAGLDPLTTAAVNEIIFTGKQQLGATSLVITPDVASAFGMADALALMHEGLIVEYGPPDEFRKSQHPEVKAFIKNWLKRREGKGAATSR, from the coding sequence ATGAGCAACACGAGCGGCGAGCCGGCGCGCAAGCTGGCCATCGAAGTCCGGGACGTCTACAAATCCTTCGGCACCACCGAGGCGCTGCGAGGCGTCAGCCTCGTCGTCCCCGAGGGCACCACCTGTGTGCTGATGGGCGTGTCCGGCTCCGGCAAGACGGTGCTGATGAAGCACATCATGGGCCTGCTCATGCCGGACAGGGGCTCGGTGCTGGTCGAGGGGCAGGACCTGGCGCAGATGGATGAGACCGCGCTCAACAACATGCGCCGCAAGCAGGGCATCCTCTTCCAGGCCAACGCCCTCTTCGACTCGCTCAACGTCTACGACAACGTGGCCTTTCCGCTGCGCGAGCGCACGAAGATGTCCGAGGCGGAAATCAAGGAGACGGTGGACCGCACGCTGGCCAAGGTGGGCCTGTCCCACGCCGTCAAGCGCTTCCCCGGCGAGCTCTCCGGCGGCATGCAGAAGCGCGTGGGCTTCGCGCGCGCCACCATCCTCCAGCCGAAAATCCTCCTCTACGACGACCCCACCGCCGGTCTCGACCCGCTCACCACCGCCGCCGTCAACGAAATCATCTTCACCGGCAAGCAGCAGCTCGGCGCCACGTCGCTGGTGATTACGCCGGACGTGGCCTCCGCCTTCGGCATGGCGGACGCGCTGGCCCTCATGCACGAGGGCCTCATCGTCGAGTACGGCCCCCCGGACGAGTTCCGCAAGTCGCAGCACCCCGAGGTGAAGGCCTTCATCAAGAACTGGCTGAAGCGCCGCGAGGGCAAGGGCGCGGCGACCTCCCGGTAG